The genomic region caggacTGTGTAGAGGAATCCACCCTGAATCTATCCAAGATGCCACAGCTTGTTTCCCGACTCTGCTTAGTGGTCAGGATTAGTGCtagcactagcactctatcactacatcccctttccttgagatgttaaatctaacatgacacactaatacagtattcacttcaatttaaagttcaacacaaacaacTTTTAAAGTGTGCACTTCTtgttcttttagagattcagcctgtcaggtgctttgataacatgcGTGGAAcgtcttaacacaggtgcttgtgttggctctgctggtccactactgtctaccACTGGTGATGTTTCCTCTGGTGctatgcaggctggatcttctgcatttatcTGTCCCTGTAgtctcttgcaatttcagcaggctctttcgattccttctcAGTGTTTGACcctccacgatcatctccttcttcttgtccacattgagagtcagactcaggttgttacactcgcaccatatcacgagattattgtcatacacattgtgcaaTGTCCATCTTATACTGTTCTGACAGTAtaagatcttggatttacttcctccacaaCAGTGGCCTTCTAGTCCAAAGTGTTGCAATCTCCAagactcactgtgtcatgttgtgccagtggccctaagcttcttgctgacttgtcatagtttgctttttgtctccattgcagatgcttttgtttccattcgacaTCTTCGACATCGCTGTTCTTGTTTGGATCTGCAGAGTAGGAAAGGGTGGTGTCTAGTCTATGTCCTATCAGAAGCTTAGCAGGTACCATGTGCAAGTGACAAAGCTCCGTAACTCAATAAAGCTTGATACAGATCTGAACCAcagtctagtgctttcttgagcaactgtttaattatgtaaactcctttctctgctttgtgGATGCCGAGGACTTGAATTCACTTGTCAGAAATCATGCACTTCTGCACAgttgtggaattctctacagccaCTCTACAgccatggtccattgtcactgtagacgatttgaggaattccatgtcttgtaaagatcaatttcatatatttgatcacacaagcagcagacctGTGAGGAAGCCGTACAATCTCTGAATAGTCattaaccagcaagtaatttttttccatccatgtggaacagatcagtcccgaCTTTCTGCCACAGTTgtgctggtaagtcagttattatcatgggttctttTGCCTactttgcgtgatgtttcaaacaggtttcACATTCTGTCGATGTCAGCATTtacccctggccaataaacagcagttctggccctcctcttgcatttttccatccaaggtgcccctcatgctcccttttcagcatctcttgtcacagtgattgaggaatgacactTCTATTCTAAGTAGAAGCCCACTGACAACACTCagttcagctctgatgttgtagtatagctagaccatccttcattcagattcttgaactgtgtccttttctgtttcatttgtgatctgcttggatttcatgtcagatatgggaagcaattcagtgatcaggttcacatctgtctctgtggaacactcattgtgtgcttcactctgtgttgttaccctggataatgcatcaactAATACAATAGGTTTCCCAAATTTTCACATACTTTGTCACCAAGTAGTGAtcgtgtccatctgggactactacacacctgaggtggtgctctttatatTTACCTTTCACCTTGGGTTTACATGCACCTTTCATGTTGATGCTctctccattgtaggctttgagctgtacaggatttgcatggatgtatggttttatcttcattgccctgatgttgtgctcacagatcaaattgaccttagCCTCTGTGACCAGCTTGAAAGGaacatttgttccatttgtatgtaatgacacaATCCACTTATCCTGCTCAACTTAGTTCATGCTTTGGTTtgttgttcagtgtctgttggttggtttatagtctttctgcactaccatgcccataAAAAGTGTGCCACTGacagcagtttcttctatattgTGTAgagtgcacactttcacttctgttttgtttccctttggaaaaatgtTGCTTtgaacattttcttccctttgcacttattacagactttcccATACGCTGGGCATTGTTTTGCTGCATTTGAGTGCAATGTCGTTTAGAATGAATGTCTCTCCTTTTTTTTGGATGTTTCCTATGTCTCTTTTTTTGTTTGTGCGTGTGGACACAATGTGGCTACGGCTATGCATTGTTTTTGACTGGCTTTTGCACTTACTGAACTTTTTCATATGCTGCAGAGCTAAATAACTGGTATGACGtaccttcacagctccagctaaggtaagctctgtctctcgcagcaacctctctctcactttcccgTCAATTAtcccgaacacaatttgatcattgaatcttgcagcaatccaaaatttcatgctcttgctttcaatttcaagacCATTAAAAAAGCATCAAAGGTCTCTCCTGCAGCTGCGTGCACAAGCGAAACACGCAcctcttgaatgtttcattttcctttggtgaacagtgtccaTCAaatatctcaataaccttgtcaaatttgTCCTCGGCAAAAAACCTCTAGTGGTTGAGGTCCAGTCACTCTAAGTAGGAGTGCAATCTTCCAttcatcaggtttgctatcgacTCCATTGGCTCGCAAGTACagtatgaatctttgtttgaacagttTTCTCACTGACATTTTCAGTCCAATTTCAGTCCATCATGAGACTTTACATTCTCCATTTCTCTACTGCAAAATCAACTGATTCCCActtctggtaccatgtgatgtttattttattgcaataaagaaacttgagttattttaaaacaactatactttattagctaaagaactcactcaggaTCATATgggggcatccatcttgaatccacagcttgatgaagggctcaagcccgaaatgttggtgatgtatcgttacctttgctacctaaaggcactgtttgacctgctgagtttctccagcatttgtgtgttttttcacttcacCACGGTGTTGACAGAATCCTGCGTTTCACCCTTGAATCTACCCAAAATGCGCAGCTTGCCTCCCAACTCTGTCTAGTGGTGAGGATTAGCACAAATACTtacactagcactctatcagtaCATTGACTTGATTAGAATACTGAACAAGCTGAGATCGGACACCTAGCCACAGTTATCAATTCAATCTGTGGTCTTTTCATCAGCACGATTCTGCCGCTTGCCAAACATAGATCATTATACCTTAGTTCGGGCCCTTAATTTTGTGATGTTGTCCTGACCTTTCTAAAACTActtaacaatctaaaccttccctaaccCTATTACCttgcacccataaccctctatttttctagcaTCGAAGAGGCCGAGTCCTTTAAATGAACCTATTGTACCCGACTCCACcaacacccctggcaatgcattccaggctagGGTGGCCAGACATCTGGTTTTGAGACCTCTGTCCTCCATCTGGCCCCACCCAATCAGACATCAAtatgtcctccatttggggggtgTAGGCCCCatacccccaaatggaggacaaatgaaGTGGCAGAAAAGGCACATGCCCGTTAAATGTAGTGTGTGCCGCCATGTTTCTTCTCGCGCGCACGCCATGTGAAGGGGAAAGGGGGTCGGCAGCGGAAGAAGGGCTGGCTGGAGTGCGCAACAAGGTGGAGGTGTGACGGCAGTGGCACGAACGGATGGCTGGTGCAGGTGCAGTGACGGGGAAAGTGTGACGGCAGcggcccccacccacccacccacccaagagAGTTTCCGACTGCTGACCCTGCATGCCCTCCGTTTTGGTAATtttgaaatggccaccctactACGTCAAAAAAATGTACCCCGTATGTCTCCcgccataactttccctaccctTAAACTGGTGTACGTGTGTAATgtccggttgtgtgtctgtgtggtttggCACTGAGGACCCTGTttagtcaggttgtacttgacaaaaacttgacttgatatcAACTCCCATTACTCATTCCAGCAATGTATAAAATCTTTTGAATATAAAAATTGCCACTTCCCCATCCCCACAAcctcccatcccccccaccccctccccattcatcctagcccaccaccttccctcccctccaccatcccacccacccaccccaccacctccataccccctctccaccccaccccaccacctccataccccctctccaccccacccccttcctcccctcacccccaccacatccccccaccccctccccccacctccacccccctctccaccccctcccccccaccacacactttcaccccctccccagcccaccacctccctcccctccactatCCCAccacctccatacccctcccccaccccaccacctccctcccccctcccctccccccacccctccccctccccacctcccctcccctccacccctccccctcccacccctccccctccccacccctccccctccccaccccctccccctccccacccctccccctccccacccctccccctccccaccccctcccccctcccccacgccctcccccctccccacccctccccctccccacccctccccctccccacccctccccctccccacccctccccctcccccacccctccccctccccacccctcccctccccacccctccccctccccacccctccccctccccacccctccccctccccaccctccccctccccacccctccccctccccacccctccccctccccacccctccccctccccacccctccccctccccaccctcccctcccctcctcccacccctccccctccccacccctcccctccccacccctccccctccccacccctccccctcctccccacccctcccctctcccaccctccccttccccctccccctccccctccccctccccaccccctccccaccccctcccctccccacccctccccctcccctccccctcctccacccccacccacccctccccaccccccacccctcccctccccaccccccacccctccccatcccccacccctccccaccccccacccccctcccctccccacccctccccctcctccacccccaccccaccccacaccccaccccaccccccacccccctccccacccctccccaccccccaccccaccccaccccaccccctccccacccctcccctccccaccccacccctcccctccccaccccccccaccccccccccacccctccccctcccaccccccccaccccacccccccacccctccccctccccacccctccccctcctccacccccaccccaccccaccccaccccccacccctccccctccccacccctccccctcctccacccccaccccacccccaccccaccctcccattGTAACAGCTCTCAGAGCAACAGGAAATGCTCAACTTGTGAGTCAAGAAGATGATTAAAATGTGAAATGGCTGTGAACTCACCTCACAAGCAGTGAGGGGGTCAGAGCCCATCCTGCCCCACGTGGCCACAGTACGCCGTGCCGCCTGCGCGGTGACGTCATCGCGGCGTGCGGACGTTCCCAGGGTGCCGTGCAGCAGGCTGCGAGCCATCTTGCAGTGAAGGGGGAGCGGGTGTGAAACAGCTGCGTGTGTaaagtgaggggggtgggggggagagagagagagagaaagagcctgTAATAATACATCAATAAGCGAACGTTTCCTTTCCCTCCCCGGCTTGGGCGGGTGTGAGTCCGTGTGCGCCGCGAGTGAGGTGGGGCCCCGGCTCCGGGTAGGAAACCTCCCCCTTTACCCCGACCCCGTCGCCGGCCCATTCGCACGGGAGGACCGATGGAATCGCTCGGCGACTAGTCAGGAAGAGCCAGGCCCGGCtagccctccctctcccccctcctctcctcccacccttacCCCCAGGCAGCGGGGGGCCGGAGCTCCCCCTGCCCGGGGAAGgaggagggtgtggagggaaGGTACCGGCGGTACTAGGGGAGGGGGAGGCCAGCCGGTACCGAGGGGAGGCtgaggtgtgtgtggggggggcaaACGGCCTTTCATCTGCGACACGGGCTCGGCCTTAGAGGGGGGAGATAGAGAGTAGAGgcgactgggggggggggaagagagtagaGGTgactgaggagggggggggagagtagAGGCgactgggggggggaagagagaaagtagaggcgactggggggggggggaaagagagaaagtagaggcgactgaggggggggggagagtagaGGCGactgaggaggggggagagagagtagaggcgactgggggggggggaagagagaaagtaGAGGCGactgaggaggggggggagagtagAGGCGactgaggaggggggagagagagtagaggcgactgctttaaccccccccccccccttccttctccacccgCCCGTGGGACGGGCCGGGGTGGGAGTAGTTCAGCCAGAGCCCAGCCCGtattgtgagtgagtgagtgtgagagggagACGGCGATGCGCCGCTGAGTGAGGAGACGAGCCGCACGGTGTTGGAGGAGGTGCCGCAGACATGGACATTTCCCCCGACTGGGGCAACTCTTTGGGTGCGTGAAGATCGGAAGGATTTAAACCCCCACCACCCGCAGGACCACCTGCAAGACTCTTGGGCAGACTGATTTGGCCCATGGTTATCTTCTGTCCGTTGGACAGTTTGCACTGCCCGAGGAGAATGGTGTGTCGGCTCGCCTGCGGATTGTCATAGAGCCTTTTATCCCAGCGGTGCGGGGGCTAAAGGAGCGAGCACAGACGCCCTTATTTGCAATTCAAGATGCCGGTTAAAAAGAAGAGCGGGTTCCAGATCACCAGCGTGACCACGGCTCAGGTGGCGGCCAGCAGCATCACGGAGGACACCGAGAGCCTGGACGATCCGGACGAGTCTCGCACCGAGGACATCTCCTCCGAGATCTTCGACGCGTCGTCCCGGGCCACCGACTACGAGCCGGCCGAGGTGTGCGAGCGCAGCTCGTCCGACGAGACGCTCGACCACGTCGGGGAGGCGGACACTCCCGGGGCGCTCTCGCCCAACCTCCCCCACGACCGCGAAGCTGCCGGCGGCCGGCTGCCGGCCGCAGGGTCGGTGACCCCGGCGGCTCAGGGAGCCTCGGCGGCCGTGGCTTGCACCTCGCGGTTCCGAGTGATCAAACTGGACCACGGCTCGGGCGAGCCTTTCCGGAGGGGCCGGTGGACTTGCACCGAGTTTTACGACCGCGACGCCGACGGCACGATGCTGGCCCGCTCGGCCGACAGCATCCGGCACAGCAGCAGCCCTGCCCCCGAGCAGCCGTGCGCCGACCGGGACAGCGGTCTGGGGGCCACGGCCAGCTCGCTTCAGTCCGCGCATGGCCCCGACTCGCCGGGCGACACGACCGTCAACGTGACCGTCGCGCTGTTGGCGCACACCGAGGTGATCAGCCAGCCCCAGAGTGTCGTGAAAGGAGCGCAGTCCACGAGCGGGCTTCAAGCCGCCCCCGGCCCTCACATCTACACGTCTGCTGTGGGTGCTCAGCCGCAGGAATCGCCCAACAGCTTGGGGCAGCTCACCGTCCTCCAAACGAGCATCAACGGGGTGGCCATTCACGCAGCCGGTGCACCAAGCTCCCAGTCCAACGTTCATGCATCGCAAACGCACCAGTTTCAGTTTTCTCCCATTCCCCATTTACTGCCCTCTCAATCTACCGTTGCAAGCACCGACTACATGCCACATCTGCAGGGTACCCTCGTTCAGAATACCGTAGCGATGAGCCTCTCTGCCGGACAAGTGGCCAGTCAGGGACCTTCGCCGGCCATGCAGTCCCCTGCCGGAGGGACGCAGGGTGTCGGAATGCCAGCCCAGAGCACTGATCTGGACAGTCAGAGTGGGCAAGGGAAACCGAATGTTCGGCCAAGCCCCACCAAAGGCTTGGTCCTGCAGCAGCAAACTTCCAGTGTTCAGCAGCATTTAACCCAGCAGCATCAAACTAAGGGTCTGCTCTCTGGGATGGTCAGTCAGGGGTCTGGGTTACCCACTGTGGCTGCTAGCCTCCAAAATGTGCCTAGTACTGGTGTCTCAAGTGTGCCTGCTGTGGTGCCTAGTGTATCTGCTACGTCTGTTACTATGCCAAGTGGTCCAGCAACCATGGTTCAATCCCAGCAGAGTACCCAGACTCCAATAACTGGGATTACTGGCCTAACGCAGTCTGGGCTTCCTCCTGCGATGCAAGGTTCAATCAATGTAAATTCAGTCGTGTCACAAGCCAATCTGTTTCAGACTCAGCAAGGTACAGGTAACCTTGAAGAGAGACGGAATTCGGAACAGCTTATCCCTCAGACTTCTCAGTCTGATGAAAGCAAGTCCTCCATGAAGCCTCTTATTCCAGAAATTCTTAGTAATCCTTTGAATTTGCAAGTTGCCAGCCCAATGAACAGCCTCACAAATTCTGTTTTCTCGATACCAATACAGATCGATGGAGATGAGGACAGGTATGGTGGTATGCGATTCACGAATATTCTAATATTGAGACATGTATAAACTATACTTTCTTGGCCAGAAGTGTTAGTGTTGGGGTATGACTTAAGAGTACCCGGTACTGTGATGGGTTTGGCAATAATTCACATGATCCTGACGGTATGGGGACGGCTATTGGACTGTAGCCCTACTCATTGTTAATTTTCCAACATGGATGATGAAATGGCCCACGGAAGTGGGAATGCTGTGAGGCAAATTTAATAACTCATGGCCAACTTGACATCAACGCTGAGTGAACTAACAGCTTTTGTGCATTTGTTGATGAAGGAAATTTATTATGATAATGACCCACCTTTGAGACTGATAACAGATGATCGACATGAGCAAGTGCCAGTCACTTCTAGAAGCAAGTCATTTATGGTTTGAAATTACATGGAGTG from Narcine bancroftii isolate sNarBan1 chromosome 9, sNarBan1.hap1, whole genome shotgun sequence harbors:
- the tsc22d2 gene encoding TSC22 domain family protein 2 isoform X1, with the translated sequence MPVKKKSGFQITSVTTAQVAASSITEDTESLDDPDESRTEDISSEIFDASSRATDYEPAEVCERSSSDETLDHVGEADTPGALSPNLPHDREAAGGRLPAAGSVTPAAQGASAAVACTSRFRVIKLDHGSGEPFRRGRWTCTEFYDRDADGTMLARSADSIRHSSSPAPEQPCADRDSGLGATASSLQSAHGPDSPGDTTVNVTVALLAHTEVISQPQSVVKGAQSTSGLQAAPGPHIYTSAVGAQPQESPNSLGQLTVLQTSINGVAIHAAGAPSSQSNVHASQTHQFQFSPIPHLLPSQSTVASTDYMPHLQGTLVQNTVAMSLSAGQVASQGPSPAMQSPAGGTQGVGMPAQSTDLDSQSGQGKPNVRPSPTKGLVLQQQTSSVQQHLTQQHQTKGLLSGMVSQGSGLPTVAASLQNVPSTGVSSVPAVVPSVSATSVTMPSGPATMVQSQQSTQTPITGITGLTQSGLPPAMQGSINVNSVVSQANLFQTQQGTGNLEERRNSEQLIPQTSQSDESKSSMKPLIPEILSNPLNLQVASPMNSLTNSVFSIPIQIDGDEDRNPSAAFYRAFPVNKSRDAKNLYDSASGASVVAIDNKIEQAMDLVKSHLMYAVREEVEVLKEQIKELIEKNCILERENSVLKSLANNDQLSQLQSQVTNLSSTSQSQQPATAVQLPPQPHVPSA
- the tsc22d2 gene encoding TSC22 domain family protein 2 isoform X2 translates to MPVKKKSGFQITSVTTAQVAASSITEDTESLDDPDESRTEDISSEIFDASSRATDYEPAEVCERSSSDETLDHVGEADTPGALSPNLPHDREAAGGRLPAAGSVTPAAQGASAAVACTSRFRVIKLDHGSGEPFRRGRWTCTEFYDRDADGTMLARSADSIRHSSSPAPEQPCADRDSGLGATASSLQSAHGPDSPGDTTVNVTVALLAHTEVISQPQSVVKGAQSTSGLQAAPGPHIYTSAVGAQPQESPNSLGQLTVLQTSINGVAIHAAGAPSSQSNVHASQTHQFQFSPIPHLLPSQSTVASTDYMPHLQGTLVQNTVAMSLSAGQVASQGPSPAMQSPAGGTQGVGMPAQSTDLDSQSGQGKPNVRPSPTKGLVLQQQTSSVQQHLTQQHQTKGLLSGMVSQGSGLPTVAASLQNVPSTGVSSVPAVVPSVSATSVTMPSGPATMVQSQQSTQTPITGITGLTQSGLPPAMQGSINVNSVVSQANLFQTQQGTGNLEERRNSEQLIPQTSQSDESKSSMKPLIPEILSNPLNLQVASPMNSLTNSVFSIPIQIDGDEDSASGASVVAIDNKIEQAMDLVKSHLMYAVREEVEVLKEQIKELIEKNCILERENSVLKSLANNDQLSQLQSQVTNLSSTSQSQQPATAVQLPPQPHVPSA